A genomic segment from Bradyrhizobium sp. ISRA430 encodes:
- a CDS encoding sulfurtransferase TusA family protein: protein MTRTTLDLTGLKCPLPALKTRKALKPLQPGDQLEVHCTDPLSVIDIPNLIRETGDKVEITERNDARIVFLIEKANASIENANGAPRP from the coding sequence ATGACCAGGACCACGCTCGATCTCACCGGGCTGAAATGCCCGTTGCCTGCCTTGAAAACGCGCAAGGCGCTAAAACCACTGCAGCCGGGCGATCAGCTCGAAGTGCACTGCACCGACCCGCTGTCGGTGATCGACATTCCCAACCTGATCCGCGAGACCGGCGACAAGGTCGAGATCACCGAGCGTAATGACGCGCGCATCGTGTTCTTGATAGAGAAGGCAAATGCATCAATAGAAAACGCCAATGGTGCGCCGCGTCCTTGA
- a CDS encoding molybdopterin-binding protein, with amino-acid sequence MIQRLPPSLTSLDAALAALLDRLAPLAPVELPVAEAAGCIAAGMPLLTAYPPRDVAAADGWALSANDLVGASSYSPLPLTTAPQWVEAGDTMPAGCDCVLDADAVDVSGPLVQVLAEGLPGQGVRRAGRDIADRTFAAAEGAPIDAADLLLARVAGVDRLGVRRPRLHIVNVPGATATMLMIVDIARAAGLQVSSHEARARDAVSIADALEATASDLIVTIGGSGVGRVDAAVTALARRGDVIAHGVALQPGHTVAIGRLGKVPVIALPGAPDQALAAWLALVLPVIDRLSARGPRRSVTLPLARKIASGVGVAELALLAEEQGAWMPLAIGEWSLRAIADADAWLLIPGSSEGFAAGTPVDAYLMRE; translated from the coding sequence ATGATCCAGCGCCTGCCGCCATCGCTCACGTCGCTCGACGCTGCGCTCGCCGCGCTGCTGGATCGGCTCGCGCCGCTCGCGCCGGTCGAATTGCCGGTTGCCGAGGCGGCCGGCTGCATCGCGGCGGGGATGCCGTTGCTGACGGCCTATCCGCCTCGTGACGTTGCCGCCGCCGACGGCTGGGCGCTGTCCGCGAACGACCTCGTCGGCGCGTCCTCCTATTCGCCGCTGCCTCTGACGACAGCACCACAATGGGTGGAGGCCGGCGATACGATGCCGGCGGGATGCGACTGCGTGCTGGATGCCGACGCCGTCGACGTATCGGGGCCGCTCGTCCAGGTGTTGGCGGAGGGGCTGCCGGGCCAAGGCGTAAGGCGCGCCGGACGCGATATCGCCGATCGCACGTTTGCCGCCGCTGAGGGCGCTCCGATCGATGCGGCCGATCTTTTGCTCGCGCGCGTCGCAGGCGTCGACAGGCTGGGTGTGCGGCGGCCGCGGCTGCACATCGTCAATGTGCCCGGTGCGACGGCGACGATGCTCATGATTGTCGACATCGCGCGTGCGGCGGGACTGCAGGTCAGCAGCCACGAGGCCCGGGCGCGTGATGCTGTATCGATCGCCGATGCGCTCGAGGCCACAGCCAGCGATCTCATCGTGACGATCGGCGGCAGCGGCGTCGGTCGCGTTGACGCGGCCGTTACGGCGCTGGCCCGGCGCGGTGACGTGATCGCCCACGGTGTTGCGCTCCAGCCCGGACACACTGTTGCGATCGGACGGCTTGGAAAAGTTCCGGTCATCGCCTTGCCCGGTGCGCCCGATCAGGCGCTGGCGGCCTGGCTCGCGCTGGTGCTTCCGGTCATCGACCGATTGTCGGCGCGGGGCCCGCGCCGGTCGGTGACCCTGCCGCTCGCCCGCAAGATCGCATCCGGTGTCGGCGTCGCCGAGCTTGCGCTGCTGGCGGAAGAGCAGGGCGCATGGATGCCGCTCGCGATCGGTGAATGGTCGCTGCGCGCAATCGCCGACGCGGATGCATGGCTGCTCATTCCCGGCAGCAGCGAGGGATTCGCGGCGGGCACTCCGGTCGATGCCTATCTGATGCGTGAATGA
- the glp gene encoding gephyrin-like molybdotransferase Glp gives MAQLSDDCFAFGGPMMSVDEAVGLITTRVNAVADLETVSLVEADGRVLARDIAAPLPLPPFTNSAVDGYAVRNADLPQGEARSFPLDGRIQAGGIAQAPIKPGYAARIFTGAPMPPGAATVFMQEDVRVDESGKVVLPPGLKAGANVRPAGEDIPQGHVALRAGQRLLPQHVALAAAFGLTKLDVVRRIRVAVFSTGDELASPGEPRAASQLFDSNRFMLMAMLRRLGCEVSDLGILRDERASLADGLKQVAGAHDLILTTGGVSTGEEDHVKAAVESVGSLVLWRMAIKPGRPVAMGIIGGTPLIGLPGNPVASFVTFVHVVRPTVLALAGSTPEPLTPMPVRAAFTYKKKAGRREYVRVSLRRAEEDGALEVIKFPREGAGLLSSLVETDGLVELGESITLVEPGQSVGFLPYADLI, from the coding sequence ATGGCGCAACTGTCCGACGATTGCTTTGCCTTCGGGGGACCGATGATGTCGGTCGACGAGGCCGTTGGCCTGATCACCACCCGCGTCAACGCGGTCGCCGATCTCGAGACGGTGAGCCTGGTCGAAGCGGACGGGCGCGTGCTCGCGCGCGATATCGCGGCGCCGCTGCCGCTGCCGCCTTTCACCAACTCCGCCGTCGACGGCTATGCGGTGCGCAATGCGGACCTTCCGCAAGGCGAGGCGCGCTCGTTCCCGCTCGACGGCCGTATCCAGGCCGGTGGCATTGCGCAGGCGCCGATCAAGCCCGGCTACGCCGCGCGCATCTTCACGGGCGCGCCGATGCCGCCCGGTGCCGCGACCGTCTTCATGCAGGAAGACGTGCGCGTCGATGAATCGGGCAAGGTGGTGCTGCCGCCGGGGCTGAAGGCGGGTGCCAACGTCAGACCCGCGGGGGAGGACATTCCGCAAGGCCACGTCGCGCTGCGCGCCGGCCAGCGCTTGCTGCCGCAGCATGTTGCGCTCGCCGCGGCGTTCGGTCTGACCAAGCTCGACGTGGTCAGGCGCATCCGCGTCGCGGTGTTCTCGACCGGCGACGAGCTGGCGTCGCCCGGCGAGCCGCGCGCCGCGTCGCAGCTTTTCGACTCCAATCGTTTCATGCTGATGGCGATGCTGCGCCGTCTCGGCTGCGAGGTCAGCGATCTCGGCATCCTGCGCGACGAGCGTGCCTCGCTCGCCGACGGCTTGAAGCAGGTCGCCGGCGCGCACGATCTGATCCTCACCACCGGTGGCGTCTCGACCGGTGAGGAGGATCACGTCAAGGCGGCGGTCGAGAGCGTCGGCTCGCTGGTGCTGTGGCGGATGGCCATCAAGCCCGGCCGGCCGGTGGCGATGGGCATCATTGGCGGCACGCCGTTGATCGGATTGCCCGGCAACCCCGTTGCGAGCTTCGTCACCTTCGTCCATGTGGTGCGGCCGACGGTGCTGGCGCTCGCGGGCAGCACGCCCGAGCCCCTGACGCCGATGCCCGTGCGTGCGGCCTTCACCTACAAGAAGAAGGCCGGCCGGCGTGAATATGTTCGGGTCTCGCTGCGACGCGCGGAGGAGGACGGCGCGTTGGAGGTCATCAAGTTCCCGCGCGAGGGCGCCGGGCTGTTGTCGTCACTGGTCGAGACCGACGGTCTGGTCGAACTCGGCGAGAGCATCACGCTTGTCGAGCCGGGACAGAGTGTCGGCTTTCTTCCTTATGCCGACCTGATCTGA
- a CDS encoding FAD-dependent monooxygenase, whose translation MARPLSVAIIGAGMGGLATAAALLRVGIDVRVYEQAPQFARIGAGIQVGCNAMKVLRELGLEQRMRSQSFYPRSWNNRDWRSGDIKFDMIFGESAEQRFGAPYLLAHRGDLHAALASAVPDECVRLNHKLVGLDETGEGVRLTFADGTTTVADAVVGSDGVHSVVRDILFDTAPVRFTGRIAYRTTYPAALLGGERIDDCTKWWGEDRHIVIYYVKPDRGEVYLVTSQPEPDFRIESWSAKGNVRDLRASFEGFHPQVGRVLDACPDVHKWAIMDRDALDRWADGKVTLLGDACHPMTPYMAQGAAMAIEDAAVLSRCLNGVDRDGVADAFRRFEATRKERTTRVQETSRANIWLRERTDTSWVYGYDAWTVPLAA comes from the coding sequence ATGGCGAGGCCGCTTTCGGTTGCGATCATCGGTGCGGGCATGGGCGGTCTTGCGACGGCCGCAGCGCTTCTGCGTGTCGGCATCGATGTCAGGGTTTACGAGCAGGCTCCTCAATTCGCTCGCATCGGCGCCGGCATTCAGGTTGGCTGCAACGCGATGAAGGTCTTGCGCGAGTTGGGCCTCGAGCAGCGGATGCGCAGCCAATCCTTCTACCCGCGCTCCTGGAACAATCGCGACTGGCGCAGCGGCGACATCAAGTTCGATATGATCTTCGGCGAGAGCGCGGAGCAGAGATTCGGCGCGCCCTATCTGCTTGCCCATCGCGGCGATCTGCATGCGGCTCTGGCAAGCGCGGTGCCGGATGAATGCGTGAGGCTCAACCACAAGCTCGTTGGACTCGACGAGACCGGCGAGGGTGTCCGGCTGACCTTCGCTGACGGTACCACCACCGTTGCCGATGCCGTGGTCGGTTCGGACGGCGTGCATTCGGTGGTGCGCGACATCCTGTTCGACACTGCGCCGGTGCGGTTCACCGGCCGGATTGCCTATCGCACCACCTATCCAGCCGCGCTGCTCGGCGGCGAGAGGATTGACGACTGCACCAAATGGTGGGGCGAGGACCGTCACATCGTCATCTACTACGTCAAGCCGGACCGCGGCGAGGTCTATCTCGTCACCAGCCAGCCCGAGCCGGATTTCCGCATCGAATCCTGGTCGGCGAAGGGCAACGTGCGCGACCTGCGCGCTTCGTTCGAGGGTTTTCATCCGCAGGTCGGGCGGGTGCTCGATGCGTGCCCCGACGTACACAAATGGGCGATCATGGATCGCGACGCACTGGATCGCTGGGCGGACGGCAAGGTGACCCTGCTCGGCGATGCCTGCCATCCGATGACGCCCTACATGGCGCAAGGTGCGGCGATGGCGATCGAGGATGCCGCCGTGCTGTCGCGCTGCCTCAACGGCGTCGACCGCGACGGCGTCGCGGATGCGTTCCGCCGCTTCGAGGCGACGCGCAAGGAGCGGACGACACGCGTGCAGGAGACCTCGCGCGCCAATATCTGGCTGAGGGAGCGGACTGATACGAGTTGGGTCTACGGCTACGACGCCTGGACCGTGCCGCTGGCGGCCTGA
- the mobA gene encoding molybdenum cofactor guanylyltransferase MobA, which yields MKAVTTRIPPTQGVLLAGGLARRMGGGDKPLRTIGGRTILERVIARLSPQCDGLILNANGDPARFVGFGLQVVADDVPGFPGPLAGILAALDWTAEDRPGIEWVLSAAGDCPFLPRDLVARLHEGRERDNAQLAVAASGGQSHPVIGLWRVDLREELRHALVVEDLRKIDRWTTRYPLATVTWPTDPLDPFFNANTVEHIAEAERLAALDERSAQ from the coding sequence GTGAAGGCGGTGACGACTAGGATTCCACCCACGCAGGGCGTGCTGCTTGCCGGTGGCCTGGCGCGGCGCATGGGCGGCGGCGACAAGCCGTTGCGCACGATCGGCGGCCGCACCATATTGGAGCGCGTGATCGCGCGCCTTTCACCACAATGCGATGGGCTGATCCTCAACGCCAATGGCGATCCGGCACGCTTCGTCGGGTTCGGTTTGCAGGTCGTCGCCGACGACGTGCCCGGCTTTCCCGGCCCGCTCGCCGGCATCCTCGCCGCGCTCGACTGGACCGCTGAAGACCGGCCGGGGATCGAATGGGTGCTGAGCGCCGCCGGCGATTGCCCGTTCCTGCCGCGTGACCTCGTCGCGCGCCTGCATGAGGGACGCGAACGGGACAACGCGCAGCTCGCGGTCGCCGCGTCAGGCGGGCAGTCGCATCCGGTGATCGGGCTGTGGCGCGTGGACTTGCGCGAGGAGCTGCGGCATGCGCTCGTCGTCGAAGACCTCCGCAAGATCGACCGCTGGACCACGCGCTATCCGCTCGCAACCGTGACATGGCCGACAGACCCGCTCGATCCGTTCTTCAACGCCAACACGGTCGAGCACATCGCGGAGGCCGAACGGCTGGCGGCGCTGGACGAGCGCTCGGCTCAGTAG
- the mobB gene encoding molybdopterin-guanine dinucleotide biosynthesis protein B: MKVIGLAGWSGAGKTTLLTRLIPHFNAQGLRVSVIKHAHHQFDVDVPGKDSWRHREAGAAEVLVSSANRWALMHELRGAAEPRLPELLAKLSAVDLVVVEGFKREPHRKIEVHRAANDKPLLFPDDPGIVGIAADIAIETRLPTVHLDDIPAVAALLLRAAMPVEEAVARSVSTR, from the coding sequence ATGAAAGTCATCGGCCTTGCGGGGTGGAGCGGCGCGGGCAAGACCACGCTCTTGACGCGGCTCATCCCGCATTTCAACGCGCAAGGCTTGCGCGTCTCCGTGATCAAGCATGCGCATCACCAGTTCGACGTTGATGTGCCCGGCAAGGATTCCTGGCGGCATCGCGAGGCGGGCGCGGCCGAAGTCCTGGTCTCCTCCGCCAACCGCTGGGCGTTGATGCATGAGCTGCGCGGGGCGGCCGAGCCGCGGCTGCCGGAACTGCTCGCAAAACTGTCGGCGGTCGATCTCGTCGTGGTCGAGGGCTTCAAGCGCGAGCCGCATCGCAAGATCGAGGTGCATCGCGCCGCGAACGATAAGCCGCTGCTGTTTCCCGACGATCCGGGGATTGTCGGAATCGCGGCCGATATCGCCATTGAAACACGGCTGCCGACCGTCCATCTCGATGATATCCCGGCTGTGGCTGCGCTGCTGCTGCGCGCGGCGATGCCGGTCGAGGAAGCGGTCGCTAGAAGCGTTTCGACGCGCTGA
- a CDS encoding OFA family MFS transporter, whose amino-acid sequence MTTIESAGRLSGAGAGILDREHTVAKAGFNRWLVPPAALCIHLCIGMAYGFSVFWLPLSRAIGITQSKACPDISLWQELFTTTCDWKVASLGWMFTLFFVLLGVSAAIWGGWLERVGPRKAGVVAALCWGGGLLIGAFGVYVHQLWIMWLGCGVIGGVGLGLGYISPVSTLIKWFPDRRGMATGMAIMGFGGGAMIGAPLANLLINYFKTPTSVGVWETFVAMGVIYFVFMMIGAFAYRVTPTGWQPEGWTPPSEKKSMITEHHVHLDNAHKTPQFWLIWWVLCLNVSAGIGVIGMASPMLQEIFAGKLIGHPELTFGQLSVDQKAVIAGIAAGFAGLLSLFNIGGRFFWASMSDYMGRKNTYYTFFLLGIVLYALAPTFAAMGSKLFFVLAFCIILSMYGGGFATVPAYLADMFGTQFVGAIHGRLLTAWSTAGIIGPVVVNYIREFQLAAGVPRDQLYNTTMYILCAMLIAGLICNYLVKPVDPKWNMSEEEVAKLQAASAKGEAAIQHGSFGIGTGGLDAKAALFWAFVGIPLAWGVYKTVESAVKIF is encoded by the coding sequence ATGACTACAATTGAAAGCGCTGGAAGGCTGTCGGGCGCCGGCGCGGGAATTCTCGATCGCGAGCACACCGTCGCGAAGGCCGGCTTCAATCGCTGGCTGGTGCCGCCGGCGGCACTCTGCATTCATCTCTGCATCGGCATGGCCTATGGCTTCTCGGTGTTCTGGCTGCCGCTCTCGCGCGCCATCGGGATCACGCAGAGCAAGGCGTGCCCGGACATCTCGCTGTGGCAGGAACTGTTCACCACGACGTGCGACTGGAAGGTCGCCAGCCTCGGGTGGATGTTCACTTTGTTCTTCGTGTTGCTCGGCGTCTCCGCCGCGATCTGGGGCGGCTGGCTCGAGCGTGTCGGTCCGCGCAAGGCGGGCGTCGTCGCTGCGCTCTGCTGGGGCGGCGGTCTCTTGATCGGCGCCTTCGGTGTCTACGTCCACCAGCTCTGGATCATGTGGCTGGGCTGCGGCGTGATCGGTGGCGTCGGGCTCGGCCTCGGCTACATCTCGCCGGTATCGACTCTCATCAAATGGTTTCCGGATCGCCGCGGCATGGCGACCGGCATGGCGATCATGGGTTTTGGCGGCGGCGCCATGATCGGCGCGCCATTGGCCAATCTGCTGATCAACTACTTCAAGACGCCGACGTCCGTCGGTGTCTGGGAAACCTTCGTCGCCATGGGCGTGATCTATTTCGTGTTCATGATGATCGGCGCGTTTGCCTATCGCGTCACGCCGACCGGCTGGCAGCCGGAAGGCTGGACGCCGCCGAGCGAAAAGAAGTCGATGATCACCGAGCATCACGTGCACCTCGACAATGCGCACAAGACGCCGCAGTTCTGGCTGATCTGGTGGGTGCTCTGCTTGAACGTGTCGGCGGGGATCGGCGTGATCGGCATGGCCTCGCCCATGCTCCAGGAAATCTTCGCCGGCAAATTGATCGGTCATCCCGAGCTGACTTTCGGCCAGCTCTCGGTTGACCAAAAGGCGGTCATCGCGGGTATCGCGGCCGGCTTTGCTGGCCTGCTGTCGCTGTTCAACATCGGCGGCCGGTTCTTCTGGGCGTCGATGTCCGACTATATGGGCCGCAAGAATACCTACTATACGTTCTTCCTGCTCGGCATCGTGCTCTACGCGCTGGCGCCGACCTTCGCGGCGATGGGCTCGAAGCTGTTCTTCGTGCTCGCCTTCTGCATCATCCTCTCGATGTATGGCGGCGGGTTCGCGACCGTGCCGGCCTATCTGGCCGACATGTTCGGCACGCAGTTCGTCGGCGCCATCCATGGCCGGCTGCTGACGGCGTGGTCGACCGCCGGCATCATCGGTCCGGTCGTGGTGAACTACATCCGCGAGTTCCAGCTCGCGGCGGGCGTTCCGCGCGACCAGCTCTACAACACGACCATGTACATTCTCTGCGCGATGCTGATCGCAGGCCTGATCTGCAACTATCTGGTCAAGCCGGTCGATCCGAAGTGGAACATGAGCGAGGAGGAGGTTGCAAAGCTCCAGGCCGCGAGCGCCAAGGGCGAGGCTGCGATCCAGCATGGTTCCTTTGGCATCGGCACGGGCGGTCTGGACGCCAAGGCCGCGCTGTTCTGGGCGTTCGTTGGAATCCCGCTGGCCTGGGGCGTGTACAAGACGGTCGAGAGCGCGGTGAAGATCTTCTGA
- the fdhD gene encoding formate dehydrogenase accessory sulfurtransferase FdhD has protein sequence MMKMEKTPVPLIVPNPDDLRLTQSVTGTDQTGARVEIKVPMERPLTLYLNSQEIVTMMTIGDYPEYLALGYLLNQNMLKYDDVVTEVEYDDDLQVVVVRTAHHTNFEAKLKKRTQTSGCAQGTAFGDLLEAVESVALPKAELRTSWLYQMTQTINTMPSLYLEAGAIHGCVLCKEGAPLCYTEDVGRHNAVDKIAGWMYRHGVDASDKILYTTGRLTSEMVIKTVRMGIPILVSRSGFTAWGVDLARQVGLTLIGRTRGKRFIALSGEERIVYDQNLAYVEEESAKHKRKGEGGDD, from the coding sequence ATGATGAAGATGGAGAAAACCCCGGTCCCCCTGATCGTCCCGAACCCGGACGATCTGCGCCTGACCCAGAGCGTGACCGGGACCGACCAGACAGGCGCCAGGGTCGAGATCAAGGTGCCGATGGAGCGGCCACTGACGCTCTACCTGAATTCCCAGGAGATCGTCACGATGATGACGATCGGCGATTATCCGGAATATCTGGCGCTGGGCTATCTGCTCAACCAGAACATGCTGAAATATGATGACGTGGTGACCGAGGTCGAATACGACGACGACCTCCAGGTCGTCGTGGTGCGCACCGCACATCACACCAATTTCGAGGCCAAGCTGAAGAAGCGCACGCAGACTTCGGGCTGCGCGCAGGGGACTGCCTTCGGCGATCTCCTGGAAGCGGTCGAGAGCGTGGCGCTGCCGAAGGCGGAGCTGCGCACTTCCTGGCTTTACCAGATGACGCAGACGATCAACACCATGCCCTCGCTCTACCTCGAAGCCGGCGCGATCCACGGCTGCGTACTGTGCAAGGAGGGCGCCCCGCTTTGCTACACCGAGGATGTCGGCCGTCACAACGCCGTCGACAAGATCGCGGGCTGGATGTACCGCCACGGCGTCGATGCATCCGACAAGATCCTTTATACGACGGGACGGCTCACCTCCGAGATGGTGATCAAGACCGTGCGCATGGGAATTCCGATCCTCGTGTCGCGCTCCGGCTTCACCGCCTGGGGCGTCGATCTCGCGCGGCAAGTCGGGCTGACATTGATCGGCCGTACCCGCGGAAAACGCTTCATTGCATTGTCGGGCGAAGAGCGCATCGTCTACGACCAGAACCTCGCTTACGTCGAGGAGGAGTCGGCCAAGCACAAGCGCAAGGGTGAAGGCGGTGACGACTAG
- a CDS encoding extracellular solute-binding protein has product MAFRRLSIALALLGSLAAGIAAASAEDRSIVVASTTSTQDSGLFGYLLPIFKAKTGIDVKVIAQGTGQALDTARRGDADVVFVHAKPQEERFVADGFGVKRFDVMYNDFVLIGPKSDPAGVKGKDIVAALKAIEAKGAPFVSRGDRSGTHAAELALWIVAGIDIPSAKGPWYREIGQGMGAALNTASAMNAYVLSDRGTWISFKNRGDLDIVVEGDKRLFNQYGVMLVNPEKHPGVKKELGQTFVDWLISPEGQAAIAGYKIDGQQLFFPNATKNG; this is encoded by the coding sequence ATGGCCTTTCGCCGCCTGTCCATTGCACTCGCACTTCTCGGCAGCCTTGCCGCAGGCATTGCGGCGGCGTCCGCCGAGGACCGCTCCATCGTCGTGGCCTCGACGACGTCGACGCAGGATTCCGGCCTGTTCGGCTATCTCCTGCCGATCTTCAAGGCCAAGACCGGCATCGACGTGAAGGTGATCGCGCAGGGCACCGGACAGGCGCTCGACACCGCGCGCCGTGGCGATGCCGATGTCGTGTTCGTGCATGCCAAGCCGCAGGAGGAACGGTTCGTCGCCGACGGATTTGGCGTGAAGCGGTTCGACGTAATGTACAATGATTTCGTGCTGATCGGGCCGAAGAGCGATCCCGCGGGCGTGAAGGGCAAGGACATCGTCGCTGCGCTGAAGGCAATCGAGGCCAAGGGCGCCCCGTTCGTCTCGCGCGGCGACCGCTCCGGCACCCATGCGGCGGAGCTCGCGCTCTGGATTGTCGCCGGTATCGACATCCCGAGCGCCAAGGGCCCCTGGTATCGCGAGATCGGCCAGGGCATGGGCGCGGCGCTCAATACCGCGAGCGCGATGAACGCCTATGTGCTGTCCGACCGCGGCACCTGGATTTCGTTCAAGAACCGCGGTGACCTCGACATCGTCGTCGAGGGCGACAAGCGTCTGTTCAACCAGTACGGCGTGATGTTGGTGAATCCGGAGAAGCATCCGGGCGTGAAGAAGGAACTGGGGCAGACTTTCGTCGACTGGCTGATCTCGCCGGAGGGCCAGGCCGCAATCGCCGGCTACAAGATCGACGGACAGCAATTGTTCTTTCCCAACGCGACCAAGAATGGCTGA
- a CDS encoding molybdopterin biosynthesis protein — MTGISQPQDRSALEQEQFLKILSREDALARFDAALFPRAIPRQTRKLADALGAALAEDVVAPIDVPPFDRSNVDGFAVRSADLEAASEGAAVRLVLNGETIACGTAPTLQVTAGTATPIATGGPLPRGADAVVMVEHTEPAGSGGIFVRRAASPGQFVSYAGSDIARGEALLRAGTIIGSRETGMLAACGIAEVTVARKPRVAVISTGDELVQPGQPLAPAAIYDTNGAIVAAAIDENGGEAAFLGAVPDDEAKLEAAMRQALADADMLVLSGGTSKGAGDLSHRIIGRLGKPGIIAHGVALKPGKPLCLAVCDGKPVVILPGFPTSAMFTFHDMIVPVLRRMAGLPPRSDARVSATVPVRIASELGRTEFVMVSLVEGKDGLIAYPSGKGSGAITSFAQADGFLRIDALADQMPAGTEAEVTLFTPHVRVPDLVIIGSHCTGLDLVTAPLARAGLAVRSIAVGSLGGLAAARRGECDLAPIHLFDDKSETYNAPYLVDGLELVPGWRRMQGIVFRKGDARFEGLGVTDAVAKALNDPACIMVNRNQGAGTRILIDRLLGGVRPEGYWNQPRSHNAVAAAVAQHRADWGMTIAPVAHAAGLGFIPLAEEHYDFALVTARKQRPAVQAFLDALGSIEARAALERAGFRPA, encoded by the coding sequence ATGACCGGAATTTCGCAGCCGCAAGATCGCAGTGCGCTCGAGCAGGAGCAGTTCCTCAAGATTCTCTCGCGCGAGGATGCGCTGGCGCGTTTTGATGCCGCGCTGTTCCCGCGCGCGATCCCGCGCCAGACGCGCAAGCTTGCCGACGCGCTCGGTGCGGCCCTGGCCGAGGACGTCGTGGCGCCGATCGACGTGCCGCCTTTCGACCGTTCCAATGTCGACGGCTTTGCCGTGCGCTCGGCGGATCTTGAGGCGGCGAGCGAGGGCGCAGCCGTGCGGCTCGTGCTGAACGGCGAGACGATCGCCTGCGGCACGGCGCCGACATTGCAAGTGACGGCGGGAACCGCCACGCCGATCGCCACCGGCGGCCCGCTGCCGCGCGGCGCCGATGCCGTCGTCATGGTCGAGCATACGGAGCCGGCCGGATCGGGCGGTATCTTTGTTCGCCGCGCCGCCTCGCCGGGGCAGTTCGTGTCCTATGCCGGTTCCGACATTGCACGCGGCGAGGCGCTCTTGCGTGCCGGCACCATCATCGGCTCGCGCGAGACCGGCATGCTGGCGGCCTGCGGCATCGCCGAGGTGACCGTCGCGCGCAAGCCGCGCGTCGCCGTCATCTCCACCGGCGACGAGTTGGTGCAGCCGGGTCAGCCGCTCGCGCCGGCCGCGATCTACGACACCAATGGCGCCATAGTCGCAGCCGCGATCGACGAGAATGGCGGCGAAGCGGCCTTCCTCGGCGCCGTTCCCGATGACGAGGCGAAACTCGAAGCCGCAATGCGTCAGGCGCTGGCTGATGCCGACATGCTCGTGCTGTCAGGCGGCACGTCGAAAGGCGCGGGCGACTTGTCCCACCGCATCATTGGCCGGCTCGGCAAGCCCGGGATCATCGCGCACGGCGTGGCGCTGAAACCGGGCAAGCCGCTATGCCTTGCGGTATGCGACGGCAAGCCGGTGGTGATCCTGCCTGGCTTCCCGACCTCGGCGATGTTCACCTTCCACGACATGATCGTGCCGGTGCTGCGCAGAATGGCCGGTCTGCCGCCGCGCTCCGACGCCAGGGTGAGCGCGACCGTTCCGGTGCGCATTGCCTCTGAACTGGGCCGCACCGAGTTCGTCATGGTCTCCCTGGTTGAGGGGAAGGACGGGCTCATCGCTTATCCTTCGGGCAAGGGCTCCGGCGCGATCACCTCGTTCGCGCAGGCCGACGGATTCCTGCGGATCGATGCGCTCGCCGACCAGATGCCGGCCGGGACCGAGGCCGAGGTGACGTTGTTCACACCGCATGTCCGCGTGCCCGATCTCGTCATCATCGGCAGCCATTGCACCGGCCTTGATCTCGTCACCGCGCCGCTGGCGCGCGCTGGGCTGGCGGTGCGTTCGATCGCGGTCGGCAGCCTCGGCGGGCTCGCGGCGGCGCGACGCGGCGAATGCGATCTCGCGCCGATCCATCTGTTCGACGATAAGAGCGAGACCTACAACGCGCCCTATCTCGTCGATGGTCTCGAGCTCGTGCCGGGCTGGCGGCGGATGCAGGGCATCGTGTTCCGCAAGGGCGATGCGCGCTTCGAGGGCCTCGGCGTCACGGACGCCGTCGCCAAAGCGCTGAATGATCCCGCCTGCATCATGGTCAATCGCAACCAGGGTGCCGGCACGCGGATCCTGATCGACCGCCTGCTCGGCGGTGTACGTCCGGAAGGCTATTGGAACCAGCCGCGCTCGCACAATGCCGTTGCCGCCGCCGTCGCGCAGCACCGCGCGGACTGGGGCATGACCATTGCGCCGGTCGCCCATGCTGCCGGCCTCGGTTTCATTCCGCTCGCGGAAGAGCATTATGATTTCGCGCTGGTCACAGCGCGCAAACAGCGCCCGGCGGTGCAGGCCTTTCTCGATGCGCTCGGCTCGATTGAGGCCCGCGCCGCGCTGGAGCGGGCTGGCTTCCGGCCGGCTTGA